In Desulfopila inferna, a single window of DNA contains:
- a CDS encoding cyclase family protein, translated as MSLEIYNLSHVFHHHMPEWPSTPSVNVIVDKFHAKDGIYQTRWDGIMHRCTHMDAPIHVTENTPCISSYPTWRLCGTGVAVSIPKGKWGVITPEDLENARPVIKEGDIVMINTGFHHKWADSDEYFAYGCGVSGAGAQWLVDKKVKCVGYGHQANDHPIATKLVDHGLGPSQPHLIEEYKQETGRDPKEDFPDWEPAHKTLMVKGGIPGIENVGGDLDKVTGKRCFFTAFPWRWTGGDGCIVRILAIVDPDQTFRFETGQ; from the coding sequence ATGAGCCTTGAAATATATAATTTAAGTCATGTCTTTCACCATCATATGCCGGAATGGCCGTCTACGCCCAGCGTCAATGTCATTGTCGATAAATTTCATGCCAAAGACGGGATTTATCAGACGAGATGGGACGGCATAATGCATCGTTGTACCCATATGGATGCGCCGATCCATGTCACCGAAAACACCCCATGCATCAGCAGCTACCCTACCTGGCGTCTATGCGGTACCGGCGTTGCCGTATCGATCCCCAAAGGCAAATGGGGTGTAATTACTCCAGAGGATCTCGAAAATGCCCGTCCAGTGATCAAGGAGGGCGATATTGTCATGATCAATACAGGTTTTCATCACAAATGGGCCGACAGTGATGAATACTTCGCCTATGGTTGCGGCGTCTCCGGCGCAGGTGCCCAATGGCTGGTAGACAAAAAGGTAAAATGTGTTGGCTACGGCCACCAGGCAAATGATCATCCGATAGCAACCAAGCTGGTGGATCATGGCCTCGGTCCCTCTCAACCCCATTTGATTGAGGAATATAAACAAGAGACCGGCCGTGATCCCAAAGAGGATTTCCCCGACTGGGAACCAGCTCACAAAACTCTCATGGTCAAAGGTGGTATCCCCGGAATTGAAAACGTCGGCGGAGACCTAGACAAAGTAACAGGAAAGCGCTGCTTTTTTACAGCCTTCCCATGGCGTTGGACTGGTGGTGATGGCTGTATAGTACGCATCCTCGCAATCGTTGACCCCGACCAGACATTTCGATTTGAAACCGGGCAATAA
- a CDS encoding MFS transporter → MDDTGLYDCPMPESFHDKMGLTVFLAWLFYLGFVSRVLFAPLMPEIEKELGIGHGEAGGLFLMMSLGYLLAPLCSGYISSRINHLGTLKLSALLVGVALIPCSFIKSVWALGFWLMVVGFAGSIHLPSAISTITAEIQKSDWGKGLSVHQCAPPLSFVSAPLIAAFLLRWFTWREIILLWAGIALLSAFLYSFLGKGGEFPGRPVNIRNVKVVGSTGSFWIMVALFAMAMSGNAGIFAMLPLYFVTERGFDLGTANYLIGLSQLSGLVMVFFVGWLTDRVGQKRIIALSLLLTGILTVLLSCTKGWLLIMVLFLQPAMLTAFFPAGFAALSRIAPPSLRSVTSATGPPLAFLIGGGMTPLFLGHFAQVYTFAAGIFIAGCFFLLGPVLVLFLKLGRYDDQSGC, encoded by the coding sequence ATGGACGATACAGGACTGTATGATTGCCCCATGCCCGAGTCCTTTCATGACAAGATGGGACTTACCGTATTTTTGGCCTGGCTTTTTTATCTCGGCTTTGTCAGCCGGGTTCTGTTTGCTCCTCTTATGCCGGAAATTGAAAAAGAGCTGGGAATTGGTCATGGGGAGGCGGGAGGGCTGTTTCTCATGATGTCTTTAGGGTATTTGCTGGCCCCGCTATGTTCTGGATATATTTCTTCCAGGATTAATCATCTGGGGACCTTGAAGTTATCGGCCCTGCTCGTGGGTGTTGCTTTGATTCCCTGTAGCTTTATCAAGAGTGTATGGGCCCTGGGGTTCTGGCTCATGGTTGTTGGTTTTGCAGGTTCGATTCACTTACCCTCGGCTATCAGCACAATTACAGCAGAGATTCAAAAGTCCGACTGGGGAAAAGGGCTGAGTGTGCACCAGTGTGCTCCCCCGCTCAGTTTCGTATCTGCTCCTCTTATAGCAGCTTTTTTGCTGCGCTGGTTCACCTGGCGCGAAATCATACTTCTATGGGCAGGGATTGCACTTTTATCTGCCTTTCTCTATAGTTTTTTAGGTAAGGGTGGTGAATTTCCCGGTCGGCCCGTGAACATACGAAATGTAAAAGTAGTTGGTTCCACAGGTTCGTTCTGGATCATGGTTGCCCTTTTTGCAATGGCCATGAGTGGCAATGCCGGAATATTTGCCATGCTTCCCCTCTATTTTGTGACGGAAAGAGGGTTTGACCTTGGCACGGCCAATTACCTGATCGGATTGTCCCAGCTATCCGGTCTTGTCATGGTGTTTTTCGTAGGTTGGCTTACCGACAGAGTGGGTCAGAAGAGGATAATTGCTCTTTCTTTACTGTTGACCGGCATCTTAACCGTGCTTTTATCCTGTACCAAGGGGTGGCTGCTGATTATGGTCTTGTTCCTGCAACCAGCTATGCTGACAGCTTTTTTTCCCGCAGGATTTGCGGCATTGTCCCGAATTGCGCCGCCTTCCTTGAGGAGCGTCACAAGCGCTACCGGGCCGCCCTTGGCTTTTCTTATTGGCGGAGGGATGACACCTCTGTTTTTAGGGCATTTTGCACAAGTATATACGTTTGCCGCAGGTATTTTCATTGCCGGATGTTTTTTTCTTCTGGGTCCGGTTTTAGTCCTTTTCCTGAAGCTGGGAAGGTATGATGATCAATCGGGATGTTGA
- a CDS encoding TRAP transporter substrate-binding protein, with the protein MKGIFFTPRAAFICFALFFAASSAHAVTLTYSTFFPPTHIQAVTSENWCKEVEKRTDGRVKIQFFPGQTLTRAPQTYEAVTDGIADIGVAALAYTQGRFPVMASLDMPLGYPSGVVATKAANALFEKMEPVEFDSTKVMYFHGHGPGYIHTRKVPVKKLEDLKGQRIRSTGMSANIATALGGTPVSMAMPDTYQSLQRGVVDGSFHPAETNKGWNMGEVVSYMTIAKPAAYTTTFYVVMNKSKWNKISPEDQKVIEEINKEWALKHGEAWDSSDEEGMVFFKDKGGTVITLDDAESERWATAVRPVIDNYIKTLDDMKIDGANVFDFINKVIATGDAQ; encoded by the coding sequence ATGAAAGGAATATTTTTTACACCACGAGCTGCTTTTATTTGTTTCGCATTGTTTTTCGCTGCATCTTCAGCCCATGCGGTAACCCTAACTTATTCCACTTTTTTCCCTCCCACCCACATTCAGGCGGTAACCTCAGAAAATTGGTGTAAAGAAGTAGAAAAACGCACCGATGGTCGTGTAAAAATTCAGTTCTTTCCAGGACAGACGCTGACGCGCGCACCACAAACCTACGAAGCAGTAACCGACGGTATTGCCGATATCGGTGTTGCAGCTCTTGCCTATACTCAGGGACGTTTTCCTGTCATGGCTTCTCTTGATATGCCACTGGGCTATCCATCAGGTGTTGTTGCAACCAAGGCTGCCAATGCACTGTTTGAGAAAATGGAGCCCGTCGAATTTGACAGTACCAAAGTCATGTACTTCCATGGTCATGGTCCAGGATACATTCATACCCGCAAAGTTCCTGTTAAAAAACTGGAAGATCTGAAAGGACAACGTATCCGTTCTACAGGCATGAGCGCCAACATCGCAACTGCCCTTGGCGGTACACCGGTAAGTATGGCAATGCCTGACACGTATCAGTCTCTGCAGAGAGGTGTTGTCGATGGGAGCTTCCATCCAGCAGAAACTAACAAAGGCTGGAACATGGGAGAAGTGGTGAGCTATATGACCATCGCAAAGCCCGCAGCCTATACCACCACTTTCTATGTCGTCATGAACAAATCCAAGTGGAACAAGATCTCTCCTGAGGATCAGAAAGTCATAGAAGAGATCAATAAGGAGTGGGCTCTTAAGCATGGTGAGGCGTGGGACAGCAGTGATGAGGAAGGTATGGTTTTCTTTAAAGATAAGGGCGGTACTGTGATCACACTCGATGACGCTGAAAGTGAGCGCTGGGCCACTGCCGTTCGACCTGTAATAGACAATTATATCAAAACGCTGGATGACATGAAGATTGATGGCGCGAACGTCTTTGATTTTATCAACAAAGTCATAGCAACCGGCGACGCCCAATAG
- a CDS encoding TRAP transporter substrate-binding protein — MKKRVIIFLITLMMAVPFAAQSKEKPIILRFAHQNPESGLSSVKASEPWLRQIEEATGGKVKIQSFYGQTLAKGKDMWEATKLGITDIGWCFHGYWPGMTPVTDVISLPAMPFTTAEKGSETLWKLYEKFPEIQNEFKDVKVLLFYTSPPYTLITVNKPVKSMADLKGMKIRMTGGPPTEMVKALGGVPMLIPMPDNYISLQKGVIDGMGAPWEAIHVWRFYEVAKYYTEVPFPAVYFSLVMNKAKWNSLPKDVQEAIMSVSGEAGSKFWGRNFFDEMRAVGLEKVKEAGNAENIFSLSAEERQKWIDVGGEPIWQKWVKDMEAKGVVNAQEILDTTLQLGQE; from the coding sequence ATGAAAAAACGAGTCATTATCTTTTTGATCACGCTAATGATGGCGGTACCTTTTGCGGCACAGTCCAAGGAAAAACCAATTATATTGCGTTTTGCCCACCAGAATCCGGAAAGCGGGCTAAGCTCCGTAAAGGCCTCAGAACCCTGGTTGAGGCAAATTGAAGAAGCAACCGGGGGCAAGGTCAAGATTCAATCGTTTTATGGCCAGACTCTTGCTAAAGGCAAGGATATGTGGGAAGCCACTAAACTGGGTATTACCGATATCGGCTGGTGTTTTCATGGCTACTGGCCGGGTATGACTCCCGTAACTGATGTAATCAGCCTGCCTGCCATGCCATTCACAACCGCGGAAAAGGGCAGTGAAACGCTCTGGAAATTATATGAGAAATTTCCAGAAATTCAGAACGAATTTAAAGATGTAAAGGTCCTTCTTTTCTATACGAGCCCTCCATATACCCTGATAACCGTCAATAAGCCGGTAAAAAGCATGGCAGATCTTAAAGGGATGAAGATTCGAATGACCGGTGGTCCCCCTACCGAAATGGTAAAAGCACTTGGGGGAGTTCCCATGCTCATACCGATGCCTGATAACTATATATCTCTACAAAAGGGCGTTATTGATGGCATGGGGGCACCTTGGGAGGCGATTCACGTCTGGCGATTTTATGAGGTTGCCAAATATTACACTGAGGTACCGTTTCCCGCAGTCTACTTTTCTTTGGTGATGAACAAAGCGAAGTGGAACAGCCTCCCCAAAGACGTTCAGGAGGCAATTATGAGTGTCAGCGGAGAAGCTGGATCAAAATTTTGGGGCCGTAACTTCTTTGATGAAATGCGAGCGGTGGGATTAGAAAAAGTTAAGGAAGCAGGTAATGCAGAAAACATCTTCTCGTTGAGCGCGGAAGAGCGCCAAAAATGGATTGATGTTGGCGGTGAACCTATATGGCAAAAATGGGTGAAGGATATGGAGGCAAAAGGTGTTGTAAACGCCCAGGAGATTCTCGATACAACGCTCCAACTTGGTCAGGAATAA
- a CDS encoding MFS transporter, translated as MSLRGCGVFTAAFFTVSIAYAVRYGYGMLLPGMLATLEITKTQAGVIYSSYFVAYTVFSPILGTLSDRFDSRILLTCFSALLAVGALLMAFVTTVPEAAIVFALAGIGHAACWAPVVSLVQQWADDRHRGTTLAVVTMGSGVGIAAWSLLLPIIVERSSWQAGWIQLGIFGFFVAGLNLLFIRNPEENEGGLSPISRVDVTRTLPRLSCRQFLGSLHLWLIGGSYLLVGFTVLVPFTFLSVYASEELHLSYATATRFFTIIAVAGMAGKLSLGILSDRWGRIPVMMMSCCLLGLGCWGIANVSDLRLKIFFIILIGIGFGAVWPVYAAAAMDFFPKAAAGSVIGVWTFFLGLGSITSPIVCGWSIDFSGSYTWAFNIGFAAAMLAAALLLPLLNQSERTLGKYKWDV; from the coding sequence TGCGGAGTGTTTACCGCTGCTTTTTTTACCGTTTCCATAGCCTATGCTGTTCGATATGGTTACGGCATGCTATTACCGGGAATGCTGGCAACACTTGAGATCACAAAGACGCAGGCCGGGGTTATTTATTCCTCTTATTTTGTGGCGTATACGGTTTTTTCACCGATACTCGGGACCCTCTCGGATCGTTTTGATTCCCGCATATTACTCACTTGTTTTTCGGCCTTATTGGCGGTGGGTGCGTTGCTTATGGCATTCGTCACAACGGTGCCGGAAGCGGCGATTGTTTTTGCGCTGGCAGGAATCGGGCATGCAGCCTGCTGGGCTCCGGTCGTTTCGCTGGTTCAGCAGTGGGCGGATGATAGGCATCGCGGAACCACACTTGCCGTTGTGACAATGGGCAGCGGTGTTGGTATTGCTGCCTGGAGTTTGCTTCTCCCGATCATAGTTGAACGTTCCAGTTGGCAGGCCGGTTGGATACAGCTGGGAATCTTTGGCTTTTTTGTTGCCGGGTTAAATTTGCTGTTCATCAGGAACCCCGAGGAAAATGAAGGCGGTTTATCCCCTATTTCCCGAGTTGATGTAACAAGGACATTACCAAGATTGTCCTGTCGTCAATTTCTCGGAAGCCTGCATTTGTGGCTAATTGGCGGCTCTTATCTCCTGGTTGGCTTCACTGTACTCGTGCCTTTTACCTTTTTGAGTGTGTATGCCTCTGAAGAATTGCACTTGTCCTATGCAACTGCCACCCGTTTTTTCACCATCATTGCGGTGGCTGGCATGGCCGGAAAATTAAGTTTGGGTATTTTGTCTGATCGCTGGGGCCGAATTCCAGTAATGATGATGTCTTGCTGCCTGCTCGGGCTAGGCTGTTGGGGAATAGCTAACGTCTCGGATTTACGTCTCAAGATTTTTTTTATTATCCTGATCGGCATTGGTTTTGGCGCCGTGTGGCCTGTTTATGCAGCTGCGGCTATGGATTTTTTCCCAAAAGCCGCCGCTGGAAGTGTCATCGGGGTGTGGACTTTTTTCCTGGGACTCGGCTCCATCACCTCTCCGATTGTCTGTGGCTGGAGCATAGATTTTTCCGGATCCTACACCTGGGCCTTTAACATCGGTTTTGCTGCTGCAATGCTAGCGGCAGCTTTGTTATTGCCGCTGCTGAACCAATCGGAAAGGACCCTAGGGAAATATAAATGGGATGTCTAG
- a CDS encoding TRAP transporter small permease, with protein sequence MFGKLFDKLSDKLMFLGSLLLLAMVALTCLDVFGRLFGYPVFGAYELMSFMAALVAAAALSDTHAKRRHIGVEIITEKLSKKTRLYLDLVIDVVSFVIFCIVTWRMFILATNVRASGELSMNLMAPEYLIMGAVGVGFLLFAFAIVKTFFSTISKLRGL encoded by the coding sequence ATGTTTGGCAAATTATTCGATAAGCTCTCAGATAAGCTAATGTTTCTAGGGAGTTTACTGCTGTTAGCCATGGTTGCCCTGACCTGCCTTGATGTTTTTGGCCGTTTGTTCGGCTATCCGGTCTTTGGCGCGTATGAACTCATGAGCTTCATGGCTGCCTTGGTCGCTGCAGCAGCACTCTCTGACACCCATGCAAAGAGACGTCATATTGGTGTGGAAATTATCACCGAAAAGCTCTCTAAAAAAACCAGACTGTACCTCGATCTGGTCATAGATGTTGTTTCTTTTGTTATCTTCTGCATTGTAACCTGGCGTATGTTTATTCTCGCAACGAATGTCCGGGCATCCGGTGAACTGTCAATGAACCTCATGGCACCAGAGTATCTTATTATGGGAGCTGTTGGCGTTGGTTTTCTTCTTTTTGCCTTTGCAATTGTCAAAACTTTTTTCTCAACCATCAGCAAGCTAAGGGGGCTTTAA
- a CDS encoding TRAP transporter large permease, with product MGPSEAGFLGIFVMLILLLLRMQIGIAMGLVGFLGFAYVTGWGPAFGILKTVPYTTFASNDLSVIPLFILMGSFAFVAGMSEDLYRSVRTLFGNLRGGLAIATVAACACFAAISGSSLATAATLAKVAMPEMKKFNYDTALATGSIASGGCIGILIPPSVILIIYGIITEQSIGKLFMAGFIPGILQAVFYIIVIMILCRRNPAMGPPGPSTTINEKFFAFLKTWQVLVLFIIVIGGIYSGIFTPTEAAGIGAFIAFVFTIFRGKLTWENLRTSLTSTASTTGMLFMIVLGAMILGYFFSVTRLPFELATMVSQLPVNRYVILVLILLTLMVLGCLMDSMAIVLLTVPVFYPLILQLNFEPIWFGILVVRVTEMGLITPPVGLNVFVIQGITKVPMHTIFRGVTPFLLADIAGIILLLAIPQITMFLPNLMN from the coding sequence ATGGGTCCATCTGAGGCCGGTTTCCTTGGCATATTTGTTATGCTCATCCTGTTATTGTTGCGGATGCAGATCGGCATCGCCATGGGATTGGTCGGATTTTTGGGATTCGCCTATGTTACCGGATGGGGACCGGCTTTTGGAATTCTTAAGACGGTACCGTATACCACCTTTGCCAGCAATGATTTGAGTGTCATCCCACTCTTTATCCTCATGGGCTCTTTTGCCTTTGTTGCCGGCATGAGTGAAGATCTGTACCGATCAGTCCGCACGCTCTTTGGCAATCTTCGAGGAGGGCTGGCAATAGCTACAGTAGCGGCCTGTGCCTGTTTTGCCGCCATCAGCGGGTCAAGTTTGGCTACTGCCGCAACCCTGGCAAAAGTGGCTATGCCGGAGATGAAAAAATTTAATTACGATACAGCTCTGGCGACAGGCTCCATCGCCTCTGGCGGCTGTATCGGAATTCTCATTCCGCCTAGTGTGATTCTGATCATCTACGGTATCATTACCGAACAGTCTATTGGCAAATTGTTTATGGCTGGATTCATTCCAGGAATTCTTCAGGCTGTCTTTTATATCATCGTCATTATGATTTTGTGCCGACGCAACCCAGCCATGGGTCCTCCAGGACCCAGCACAACAATAAATGAAAAATTCTTTGCGTTTCTGAAGACTTGGCAAGTACTTGTTCTCTTTATTATTGTTATAGGAGGGATCTATTCAGGTATATTCACCCCTACCGAAGCAGCTGGAATAGGCGCTTTCATAGCCTTTGTATTTACAATTTTCCGGGGCAAGTTGACCTGGGAGAATTTAAGAACGAGTTTGACCAGCACTGCATCAACGACGGGGATGCTGTTCATGATTGTTCTCGGCGCTATGATTCTCGGCTATTTTTTCTCGGTAACCAGATTACCTTTTGAACTTGCCACAATGGTCTCTCAACTGCCTGTCAATCGTTATGTCATTTTGGTTTTAATCCTTTTAACATTGATGGTGCTCGGCTGTTTGATGGATTCTATGGCAATCGTGTTATTAACCGTTCCTGTATTCTATCCACTCATCCTTCAACTCAATTTCGAGCCTATCTGGTTTGGGATTCTCGTCGTCAGGGTAACGGAAATGGGGTTGATTACACCCCCTGTTGGATTGAATGTCTTTGTCATCCAAGGAATAACAAAGGTTCCAATGCATACGATTTTCCGTGGGGTGACCCCTTTTCTTCTTGCCGATATTGCCGGGATCATTCTGCTCCTCGCAATTCCGCAAATCACCATGTTTCTGCCGAATTTAATGAATTGA
- a CDS encoding TRAP transporter large permease: MSPTMIGIIGILVMVTLFMSGMPVAYVMTLVGFVGFGALVSFQGSLNLVAKEFYSVFSNYDLTTIPLFILMGQLVFSSGISTRLYDTAYKWLGGIKGGMAMATVTSCTAFGAVCGSSPATAATMATVGMPEMRRFGYKDQLSAGAVASGGGLGMIMPPSVVMIVYGILTEQSIGKLFIAGIIPAILITVLFVITIFIWCAIAPSQGPVGKTFTWKERFVSLFGMGEVIIIFVTVMGGMFMGWFTATEAAGMGVFCVLLATLVRRQLTWAKLMDALYETIRSSLMVMLLVAAATVFGKFLAISRIPFEIATWIGGFDLPPIIILAIIVFVYFLGGCVMDALALVMLTIPIFYPVIMFLGYDPVWFCIIIVLISQMGVITPPVGINVYVVFGVTRGLPGGEVKLESIFAGVLPFLAAIVVGIILMTIFPGIVTYLPNLLY, from the coding sequence ATGAGTCCTACAATGATAGGCATTATTGGAATTTTGGTGATGGTTACCCTGTTCATGTCCGGTATGCCTGTAGCATATGTCATGACACTGGTCGGTTTTGTCGGCTTCGGGGCATTGGTTTCTTTTCAGGGTAGTTTGAATCTGGTCGCAAAGGAATTTTATTCCGTCTTTTCAAATTATGACCTGACCACCATCCCCCTGTTTATCCTCATGGGCCAACTGGTGTTCAGTAGCGGTATCAGTACACGGCTTTATGATACTGCATACAAATGGCTAGGCGGGATTAAGGGCGGTATGGCCATGGCCACTGTCACTTCGTGTACTGCATTCGGGGCGGTCTGCGGATCAAGCCCGGCTACGGCGGCCACCATGGCCACAGTAGGTATGCCAGAGATGCGGCGCTTTGGTTACAAGGATCAGCTCTCTGCCGGGGCTGTGGCTTCAGGCGGAGGCCTCGGAATGATTATGCCGCCGAGTGTCGTTATGATTGTTTACGGCATACTAACCGAACAATCCATCGGTAAACTCTTTATTGCGGGCATTATACCCGCAATTCTCATCACCGTTCTCTTTGTCATTACAATCTTCATCTGGTGTGCGATTGCCCCATCTCAGGGGCCGGTTGGGAAAACATTTACCTGGAAGGAACGCTTTGTCTCTCTGTTCGGTATGGGGGAGGTCATCATCATTTTTGTCACCGTCATGGGCGGTATGTTCATGGGATGGTTTACAGCAACCGAAGCGGCAGGCATGGGAGTGTTTTGTGTGTTACTGGCAACTCTGGTTCGCAGGCAGCTAACTTGGGCAAAACTAATGGACGCCCTTTACGAAACAATACGTTCTTCGCTCATGGTAATGCTGCTGGTTGCCGCGGCGACGGTTTTTGGCAAATTTCTTGCGATCAGTCGAATACCATTTGAGATAGCCACCTGGATCGGTGGTTTTGACCTGCCACCTATCATCATCTTAGCTATAATCGTGTTTGTTTATTTTCTCGGCGGCTGCGTTATGGACGCTCTAGCTCTGGTGATGCTGACCATTCCAATTTTTTATCCGGTAATCATGTTTCTTGGTTATGATCCGGTCTGGTTCTGTATCATCATCGTGTTAATTTCTCAGATGGGGGTTATCACACCGCCCGTTGGTATCAACGTCTACGTCGTTTTTGGTGTAACGCGAGGGTTACCCGGAGGTGAGGTTAAGCTGGAGTCTATTTTTGCTGGGGTTTTGCCGTTTCTTGCGGCAATTGTTGTGGGGATCATCCTCATGACGATTTTCCCGGGAATAGTCACCTATCTGCCGAATCTATTATACTGA
- a CDS encoding TRAP transporter small permease, protein MQPNWPGKVINFITGILAVIAATALTLMMFLTAADVLGRYFFNSPISGSMELVEYLMAIIVPFSIAYCALQKSHVAVDLIVDHFPKSLQKICHFFITIPSIGFILLISWQNYLSVFDVYDSKMTSAVLSIPAYPFVIPVAIGTLVYAVIMLIQLFGSKSKEASHGSI, encoded by the coding sequence ATGCAACCAAATTGGCCGGGAAAAGTGATTAACTTTATAACCGGAATATTAGCAGTTATTGCAGCAACCGCACTGACTCTCATGATGTTTTTGACAGCAGCGGACGTTCTTGGTCGATATTTTTTTAACAGCCCGATCTCCGGTTCAATGGAGTTGGTCGAATATTTGATGGCTATTATCGTGCCATTCAGCATCGCCTACTGCGCTCTTCAAAAATCCCACGTGGCGGTTGATTTGATTGTAGATCACTTCCCAAAAAGTTTGCAGAAAATTTGTCATTTTTTCATTACCATCCCTTCCATAGGCTTTATCCTGCTCATTTCCTGGCAGAATTATTTATCTGTTTTCGACGTCTACGATTCAAAAATGACTTCTGCGGTCTTATCGATTCCTGCATACCCTTTTGTCATACCGGTTGCCATAGGTACCCTGGTCTATGCTGTGATTATGCTCATTCAACTCTTTGGTTCAAAATCAAAGGAGGCATCTCATGGGTCCATCTGA
- a CDS encoding universal stress protein, which yields MLKPIRSILFATDLTPNCQPALDFTIAIATRFQATIYMLHVIEKLPENVSGRLKGLLGTHQWEDMIGSHQESAHRSLLGKQSTSSGIRESLRNFCNQEGLEGNACDFKSSEIIITDGIPIDDILESAEKNDCDLIVLGGHRSVFAKTSLGSTAKGVLKKSTIPVTVVPSEAS from the coding sequence ATGTTAAAACCAATTCGATCAATTCTGTTTGCTACAGACTTAACACCTAATTGCCAGCCGGCCCTGGATTTCACAATAGCCATCGCTACTCGTTTTCAGGCTACTATTTACATGTTACATGTAATTGAGAAATTACCAGAGAATGTCAGCGGAAGGTTAAAAGGTTTACTTGGTACCCATCAGTGGGAAGATATGATCGGCTCCCATCAGGAGAGTGCTCATCGATCCCTACTCGGTAAGCAATCTACCAGCAGTGGCATCAGAGAGTCTTTACGTAATTTTTGTAATCAGGAAGGTCTTGAGGGAAATGCCTGTGATTTCAAATCTAGTGAAATCATAATCACGGATGGTATACCTATCGATGATATCCTGGAAAGTGCCGAAAAAAATGACTGTGATTTGATTGTTCTTGGTGGCCACAGGAGTGTTTTCGCCAAAACTTCTCTTGGCAGCACAGCCAAGGGTGTACTGAAAAAAAGTACGATTCCGGTAACAGTAGTTCCTTCAGAAGCATCCTGA
- a CDS encoding cyclase family protein, translating to MIAVTTDPYSGLQTIELSHPWGHGVPSYPGQDDVKMYRSVKFAQHGVMAHRINTVLHTGTHMNAPLHMIQKAADLASIPVERFFGNGIVLHLPKKSYQVITAKDLDEAGSGVQQGDIVVINSGWHHKYSDAIEYFGESPGLSKDAAEWLVKKDCKLVAVDMPQVDHPLATSLGLHRGGPTMNRLAHAYEQATGLDPKKEHPDWNIAHKVLLAAGIPTIEQVGGDVDILSGKRATFAATPWKFQYGDACPVRFMAMIDPSGNCRIDSGK from the coding sequence ATGATAGCAGTTACAACAGATCCTTACAGTGGGCTGCAGACGATTGAACTGAGCCACCCCTGGGGCCATGGGGTACCATCCTATCCAGGTCAAGACGATGTAAAAATGTACCGTTCTGTTAAATTTGCTCAACATGGTGTCATGGCTCACCGCATAAATACGGTACTGCATACCGGAACACATATGAATGCTCCCTTGCACATGATCCAGAAAGCGGCAGACCTGGCAAGCATCCCCGTTGAACGTTTCTTCGGCAATGGCATTGTTCTGCATCTACCGAAAAAAAGTTATCAGGTCATCACGGCAAAAGATCTGGATGAGGCCGGATCCGGTGTGCAGCAGGGTGATATCGTCGTTATCAACTCCGGTTGGCACCACAAGTATTCCGATGCCATAGAATACTTCGGCGAGTCTCCAGGCCTATCCAAAGATGCTGCCGAATGGCTGGTGAAAAAAGACTGCAAACTCGTTGCCGTTGATATGCCCCAGGTGGATCATCCCTTGGCGACCTCGCTGGGTCTGCATCGCGGCGGCCCCACCATGAACCGTCTGGCCCATGCCTACGAACAAGCCACAGGCCTGGACCCTAAAAAAGAGCATCCAGACTGGAATATTGCTCACAAAGTCCTGCTGGCCGCGGGGATCCCAACGATTGAACAGGTAGGTGGTGATGTCGACATATTGTCCGGCAAACGCGCTACATTTGCTGCAACACCTTGGAAATTCCAATACGGTGACGCCTGTCCGGTCCGCTTTATGGCGATGATAGACCCTAGCGGTAATTGTAGGATTGATTCCGGCAAATAA